The Penaeus vannamei isolate JL-2024 chromosome 13, ASM4276789v1, whole genome shotgun sequence genome window below encodes:
- the LOC113830169 gene encoding cuticle protein AMP1A-like, with translation MKFLILACVAAVAVAAPQYSYGVPSAESSEEIAAPQISYGAPRADSSEEVEFVPILKDDRVHEEDGTFNFDFEAANGIRFSQAGSPDGDDDAVIKAGEYSYTAPDGTEVHVKYVADENGFQPQSDLLPVAPEFPHPIPQFVLDQIAFAAEEDAARAGYDSDEVAAPSTLYGRPN, from the exons ATGAAATTC CTGATCCTCGCCTGTGTTGCCGCCGTGGCCGTCGCCGCTCCCCAGTACAGCTATGGGGTTCCTTCTGCTGAGTCTAGCGAAGAAATCGCTGCGCCCCAGATCAGCTATGGCGCTCCTCGTGCTGACTCCAGCGAAGAGGTCGAGTTCGTGCCaatcctcaaggacgaccgcgTCCACGAGGAAGACGGAACTTTCAACTTCGACTTCGAAGCTGCCAACGGCATCCGCTTCTCCCAGGCTGGATCCCCCGACGGTGATGACGACGCTGTGATCAAGGCCGGAGAATACTC ATACACCGCTCCTGATGGCACAGAAGTCCATGTCAAGTAcgtggctgacgagaacggcttccagccccagtccgacctcctgcccgtggctcccgagttcccccacccgatccctcagttcgtcctcgaccagatcgccttcgccgccgaggaggacgccgcCCGCGCCGGTTATGATTCCGACGAAGTTGCCGCCCCATCCACTCTCTACGGCCGCCCCAACTAA
- the LOC113830175 gene encoding cuticle protein CP14.6, translated as MKFLILACVAAVAVAAPQYSYDGPRAASSEEREFVPILKDDRVHEEDGTYNFDFEAANGISFSQAGSPDGDEDAVIKAGEYSYTAPDGTKIHLTYVADENGFQPQGAHLPVAPEFPHPIPQFVLDQIAKAAEEDRNRARSDDSDEVSVPSSLYGRPN; from the exons ATGAAGTTC CTGATCCTTGCCTGTGTTGCCGCCGTGGCAGTCGCCGCCCCTCAGTACAGCTACGATGGTCCTCGTGCTGCGTCCAGTGAGGAGCGCGAGTTCGTGCCaatcctcaaggacgaccgcgTCCACGAGGAAGATGGAACTTACAACTTTGACTTCGAAGCTGCCAACGGCATCAGCTTCTCCCAGGCTGGATCTCCTGACGGCGATGAGGATGCTGTGATCAAGGCTGGAGAATACTC GTACACTGCTCCTGATGGCACTAAAATCCACCTCACCTATgtggctgacgagaacggcttccagccccagggcGCTCACCTGCCtgtggctcccgagttcccccacccgatccctcagttcgtcctcgaccagatcgcaaAGGCCGCCGAGGAGGACCGCAACCGCGCCCGCAGCGACGACTCCGATGAAGTTTCCGTCCCATCCAGCCTCTACGGACGACCTAACTAA
- the LOC113830168 gene encoding cuticle protein AMP1A-like, producing the protein MKFLILACVAAVAVAAPQYSYGVPSAESSEEVAAPQTSYGAPRADSSEEVEFVPILKDDRVHEEDGTFNFDFEAANGIRFSQAGSPDGDDDAVIKAGEYSYTAPDGTEVHVKYVADENGFQPQSDLLPVAPEFPHPIPQFVLDQIAFAAEEDAARARAGYDSDEVAAPSTLYGRPN; encoded by the exons ATGAAATTC CTGATCCTCGCTTGTGTTGCCGCCGTGGCCGTCGCCGCTCCCCAGTACAGTTATGGGGTTCCTTCTGCTGAGTCGAGCGAGGAAGTCGCTGCTCCCCAGACCAGCTATGGCGCTCCTCGTGCTGACTCCAGCGAAGAGGTCGAGTTCGTGCCaatcctcaaggacgaccgcgTCCACGAGGAAGACGGAACTTTCAACTTCGACTTCGAAGCTGCCAACGGCATCCGCTTCTCCCAGGCTGGATCCCCCGACGGTGATGACGACGCTGTGATCAAGGCTGGAGAATACTC ATACACCGCTCCTGACGGCACTGAAGTCCATGTCAAGTAcgtggctgacgagaacggcttccagccccagtccgacctcctgcccgtggctcccgagttcccccacccgatccctcagttcgtcctcgaccagatcgccttcgccgccgaggaagacgccgcccgcgcccgcgccgGTTATGATTCCGACGAAGTTGCCGCCCCATCCACTCTCTATGGCCGCCCCAACTAA
- the LOC113830176 gene encoding cuticle protein CP14.6-like encodes MKFLILACVAAVAVAAPQYSYDGPRAASSEEREFVPILKDDRVHEEDGTYNFDFEAANGISFSQAGSPDGDEDAVIKAGEYSYTAPDGTKIHLTYVADENGFQPQGAHLPVAPEFPHPIPQFVLDQIAKAAEEDRNRARSDDSDEVSVPSSLYGRPN; translated from the exons ATGAAGTTC CTGATCCTCGCCTGTGTTGCCGCTGTGGCAGTCGCCGCCCCTCAGTACAGCTACGATGGTCCTCGTGCTGCGTCCAGTGAGGAGCGCGAGTTCGTGCCaatcctcaaggacgaccgcgTCCACGAGGAAGATGGAACTTACAACTTCGACTTCGAAGCTGCCAACGGCATCAGCTTCTCCCAGGCTGGATCCCCCGACGGTGATGAGGACGCTGTGATCAAGGCTGGAGAATACTC GTACACTGCTCCCGACGGCACTAAAATCCACCTCACCTACGttgctgacgagaacggcttccagccccagggcgcccacctgcccgtggctcccgagttcccccacccgatccctcagttcgtcctcgaccagatcgcaaAGGCCGCCGAGGAGGACCGCAACCGCGCCCGCAGCGACGACTCCGATGAAGTTTCCGTCCCATCCAGCCTCTACGGACGACCTAACTAA
- the LOC113830164 gene encoding cuticle protein AMP1A-like codes for MKFLILACVAAVAVAAPQYSYGVPSAESSEEVAAPQTSYGAPRFASSEEVEFVPILKDDRVHEEDGTFNFDFEAANGIRFSQAGSPDGDEDAVIKAGEYSYTAPDGTEIHVKYVADENGFQPQGAHLPVAPEFPHPIPQFVLDQIAFAAEEDAARARAGYDSDEVAAPSTLYGRPN; via the exons ATGAAGTTC CTGATCCTCGCCTGTGTTGCCGCCGTGGCCGTCGCCGCTCCCCAGTACAGCTATGGGGTTCCTTCTGCTGAGTCTAGCGAGGAAGTCGCTGCTCCCCAGACCAGCTATGGCGCTCCTCGTTTTGCCTCCAGCGAGGAAGTCGAGTTTGTACCaatcctcaaggacgaccgcgTCCATGAGGAAGATGGAACTTTCAACTTCGACTTCGAAGCTGCCAACGGCATCCGCTTCTCTCAGGCTGGATCCCCCGACGGCGATGAGGACGCTGTGATCAAGGCCGGAGAATACTC ATACACCGCTCCTGACGGCACTGAGATCCATGTCAAGTACGTcgctgacgagaacggcttccagccccagggcgcccacctgcccgtggctcccgagttcccccacccgatccctcagttcgtcctcgaccagatcgccttcgccgccgaggaggacgccgcccgcgcccgcgccgGTTATGATTCCGATGAAGTTGCCGCCCCATCCACTCTCTACGGCCGCCCCAACTAA